Below is a genomic region from Flammeovirgaceae bacterium SG7u.111.
AATTCTTCCCTACCATTGTTCATATATATATTGGCAGAATCTTTACGCTGCTTTACTGCTTTATTAAGAATCTGGATTTCGGTTTCGGCAGAAAGACCGTAGTAGCCAGGTTTTTCGGTTTCGGCTAATTGGATGAGCGACTTGATGGCCCTTAAAGCTACAAGTGCTTTTTTGTCACCTGCCCTCATCGCTTCTTTCATTGCCGCTTCAACTTTCTCTTTTAATGACATTATGATTGGTTTTGGATAAAAATTTCTTTTTAAAAAGATCAATTTTTTCTTCGCTCTAAAATGAGACTTGCCAATTTAAAATAGCAAATGGCAATTTCTATTACTAGAAGTCCTTAAACAAAGAATTTCATTATTTTCTACAAATATATTAAATCGCAGAAGGATTCTAAATTTGGAAAAGGTATGACAAAGCTAAGTGTTAATATAAACAAGATAGCCACGCTGAGAAATTCGCGCGGTGGAAATATGCCAAATGTGGTAAATGTGGCAAAGGATTGTGAACGGTTTGGTGCACAAGGCATCACCGTACACCCCCGCCCCGACGAGCGGCACATCCGCTATGCCGATGTGTTCGACTTGAAGGAAATTGTAACCACCGAGTTCAATATAGAAGGCAACCCTCAGAAAGGGAGGTATATGGAAGTGGTTCTGCAATCGAAACCTACCCAAGCCACATTAGTTCCCGATACGGATGGAGCCATCACATCAAATGCTGGTTGGGACACTATTGCACACAAAGCCTATTTGGTAGAGACTATAGCCGAACTCAAACGAAACGGGATTAGGACATCAATTTTTGTAGACCCTGATGAAAGAATGGTAGAAGGGGCGGCCGCAACCGGCACAGACAGGATTGAGCTTTATACGGAATCGTACGCTACTGGCTTTATGACAGATAAAGCAGCAGCAATCGCTCCATTTAAAAAGGCGGCAAAGCTTGCCAAAGAACTAGGTTTAGAGATAAATGCTGGGCACGACCTAAGCCTTGAAAATCTCCACTATTTTTATAAGGAAATAGAAGGGTTGGATGAAGTTTCAATCGGCCATGCACTGATAAGCGATGCGCTTTATTTGGGTTTGGAAAACACAATCCAGCTCTACCTCAAAAAGCTTACATAAACCATATTAAAACCTTCTTATTCCTAAAGCTGTGGAGTAGTTTTCTACTTGCTTTATGAAATGCAATTTTCTGATGGGGCCTGCTTTCACTTCAAAGGAAGTAATAGCCCCTTCTGCATTTCTATGGAAGCTCGCCAGGCCGTCTTCCATCGCCCATTTATCAATTTTTATCATAGAAAAAGGGGTTTTTAGTTTATTCCCAACCTTTAGGAAAAGCTTATCGCCTACCCTCGAAATACTGTAATATGCGTTTAGCTCATCGCTGTAATAGGTACCCACAAATTCATTCAAATCAACTCCATATTGGCTTGCCGCTTTCTCAGCAAAAATCTTCTTTCCGTTCAGGCTCAACCAAAAACTTGAGCCCCCTTTTTCTTTGGATGGAATAAAAGCAAGGCTCAAATCTATTTCTTTGGCAAAAAACTCACTTTTGCTTTTGGCAAAAAGCTGCATTTTTATTTGCCCCAAAAAATCGATATAAAACTCCCCTTTTTCGGTAAAAAGCTTCACCACCATCCCATTTGCTAATTCGTAATTTCCCACCAACTCTTGTAACTCCAGTTTTAGTTTGGGGTTACGACTCTCTACTTCTAGTACCTCCAAAGAAAGCTGGCTTTCAATATTTAAGCTATCTAGCATAACATCCGCTACTTGGTAAGCTAGCTTCGTTGCAGGAAGACTACTCACATTTGAGAGGCAAATTACCGTCATATTCAATTCTGGAAACCTAAGCAACTGCGACCTAAACCCCACAAAAGCCCCGCTATGACCGACTGTCTTAATACTTCGATGCTCTCCATGATCCAACCCCGCTGCATAGCTCAACTTTTCCCCATTGGAAAGCCTTCCCTTTTCCTGCATTTTTTGAGTAAAATTAGTGATAGGCAAACGGTTATAATAAAAATTCCAATCCCACTTGGCAAGATCTTCTACTGTAGTAAAAAGCCCTCCATCACCAATAATACTCAGGTTGGACATATAAATTTCAAATCCTCCATTTTCCCCACTAGCATAGCCCGAAGCCCTGTTTCTTACAATCATTTTGTGGTTATCGTGAAAATGGGTGTTGAACATTTTGAGCGGATCAAAAATATTTTTTTGAGCAAAAACACCTATACCCTCCCCCGCCACTTTTTTCACGATTTCACCAAGCAGAAAATAGCCCGAATTGTTGTAGAGCATATCCGTACCTGGTTCAAAATTAAGGTTCTTTTGCCTTTTGATCATTTCCAATACCTCTTCCGAAGTAAAGCGATCTTGCTCATTATAGCCCGAAAGCATAGCCAACTTAAAAAAATCTCTCAAACCACTCGTATGATACAATAAATGCTTCACCTGAATCTGGTCAGCATAGGCGGGAAACCCTTCAAAATAGTCGGACAGTTTATCGTCCAGCGAAAGCTTGTTTTGCTCCTCCAGCATAAGGATACACGCTGCCGTAAACTGCTTAGAAATAGACGCTACCCTAAAAACTGTTTTATTAAAAATAGGGATATTGTATTCGAGATTGGCCATGCCATAGCCTTTCGTATAAATCAAGTCACCGTCTTTTATAACCCCGATAATTCCTCCAGGCGTAGTAGGTTTATCCCATTCCTGAAAAATAAAATCGACTTTTTTCTGAAGCTCATCGCTGATTTTTTGTTGCCCAAAAAGAGGCAACGATGCCAGAAACATGACAAATGTGAGCGAACTAACGATGCGAGTGCGGAAAGTCTTCATAATTACCTGGTTTTAGTGTTGGTAGTTAGGCTGCATGGCTTTGAGAAAAACATAAAAACCACACAGCTTTCATTTCCAGCAATTTACCCCAGCCCTATCTGTCGGTTTTTATTCACATCCTCTCTATAATAATCCCATATTCTCAAATTATTGTTCACTTTCGACTAAGTTTAAGAAAAGGGTTTTTCTAAGAATAAGGATTTAGCAATTGCTAAAACGCTCAGATGGGTTCATATTATTTTGTACTTTAGATCAATTGCAGCGCAAGCATTTTATAATTTAGGCAAATGACTTGTGTATTTTTTTGAATAACTCTATAAAAAAATGTTTGAAAGTATACGTAAAAAAGCTCTCGACTTTGCAGGGTTGCAAGAGCTTAGGGAAAAGAACCCTCAGAAAAAGATAGTTTACTGCACTGGGTGTTACGATATATTACAATCGGGACATGCCGTATTTTTCAACCAGTGCAAAGCTCTTGGGGATATTTTGGTCGTAGGTGTGGGAAAAGATATTGTGATAGAAAAGCTTAAAGGACCAGGGCGACCAGTAAATCCAGAAATAAATAGGCTATACTTAGTTGCAGCTATGCAGGATGTGGATTACGCAACCTTAAATGGAGAAGAAATACTTGAAGGAAAAGTGGACTTTATGCCCGTACTGGAACACCTCAAACCTGATATTTTTGTTATAAACGACGATGACTCAGGACTTGAACACAAACAAGAGCTTTGCCATAGCCTGGATATTGAGCCCAAGCTTGTTTCAAGAGTAGTACCTCCCGAATTGATGCCTACTTCCACCACCAACATTATCAACAAAATCAATTACGCATACAGGGCTGCGCTTAGAATTGACTTTGCTGGTGGGTGGACTGATGTGCCTTACATAATGAATGGGAAAACGGGCTATGTTTCCAATGTAGCCATTAAGCCACTTATTGAATATAAAGCAGGGCAATTTAACTTCTCAGGATACCCAAGAGGCAGCGGATTGAGTACTTCCACCGCCGCCAAACTCCTTGAAATGATCAGCGCCAAAAACTACAATTCTGAGAATAAAACCCTAGAAACAATTGGTGAAGACTTATTCAACTACGAAAATAAAGAACTAAACTGGTTTATTGGCCGGCAAGACCAATACTCCATTGTGTATGGAGGGTTTCATTGTTTCGAATTTGGCAGCGATTATGCAAAACTACTTCCTATCGAAATACCTCCAGAAACGCTCGACTTATTTCGCTCCAAGTTGCTTTTGCTCCATACTAGTGTATCGAGAAATGCGCAAACTGCTGTAGAAGAAGTTTATCAGAATTATAAAACCCAAAGTGGGCAAGATGCATTGAAAAAGCTAGCAGAGTATGGCAAGGCTTTTTCTGAAGCTCTTTTGGCAAAAGATATAGAAGCCTGTGCTGAAATAATAGAGAAAAACTGGCAAGCCCAAATCCAACTTGCTCCTTCTAGCACCAATAAAGAACTGGATGAAATGTACAGTTTTGCGAAAGAGAATGGAGCACTTGGCGGCAAACTTTGTGGAGCTGGGGGAGGTGGTGCTTTTGTATTTGTTTCAAACAATCCTCTTGAACTTCGTACACAATTGAAAAAAAAGTTCTCAGCTTGTTTTGAAATTGATTTTGAGTTTGAAACCCTAGATATCAAATCTTTGAATAAGATATAACAAGCCAACCTCCAAATTCATAATTTTGTGAGCTTTTAATACAAAAATTCATAGATCAAGTAAAATGGAATTACACTTTGTAAAATATCAGGGAACAGGGAATGATTTTGTGATGATAGATGATAGAGCCCATGAGTTTGATGCATCAAATCATCAGCTAATAACGAAGCTTTGCCACAGGCGATTTGGCGTAGGGGCAGACGGACTTATTCTCCTGAGAAACCGAAAAGGCTACGATTTTGAAATGGTTTATTTTAATGCAGATGGGCACTTAGGCTCTATGTGTGGGAATGGAGGAAGGTGTACTGTTCATTTTGCCCACTCCCTTGGCGTTTTTGATAAAAAAACCACATTTTTAGCTGCCGATGGCGATCATGAAGCATCCGTTGCTGAAGGCATTGTACATCTCAAAATGAACGATGTGAGTAGGGTAGACAAAGGAGATGGATATGTGTTTATGGATACCGGCTCGCCACATTATGTGGCTCCCGTCCAAAACCTTAAAGCTTTTCCCGTGTTTGAAAAAGGGAAGGAAGTTCGCCATAGCTTTATGGATGGTGGGACGAATGTGAATTTTACGGAACAGAAAGGAGATGTACTGCATGTTCGCACTTTTGAAAGAGGCGTGGAAGATGAAACACTTTCCTGCGGAACTGGAGTAACAGCCTCGGTTATTGCCGCAAACCTGAACGGAACTCCTGAGCCTGTAAAGGTAAAAGTACTTGGCGGAGAGCTTGCTGTCAACTTTGATAAGGTCGGCGATTTGTACACCAACATTTACCTAATAGGTCCTGCTAAAGCTGTTTTTGCTGGAACTTTTGACCTTAATAATTTCTAATTACAACTATTGGGGCAAATGGAAGGTCTGTAAATTAACACAGGGAGAAAAACCTTTCTCCCTCCAAAATATTCAGCATATTTCACTAAATTCCCAACTGAATGTACTAGTACAGACAAGCTTTTGAGAAGATAAAAGACCACTACTGAAATAATATGAAAAAATTTGTATTTCCTTTTTTCTTACTGCCTCTGCTAATTTTTATAGCATCTTGCTCGTCCTCGTATAAAGTAGCCGAAAACCATTTTAAAAAAGGACACTACAACACTGCTATTCCTATTTTCCTGAAAACCGTCGAAACCTCTGGTTCGGAAGAACAAAAGGCAAAAATCAACTATATGGTGGGGGAATGCTATCGCCTTTCCAATAGATTGCCCGAAGCAGAACCCTTCTACCGCAAAGCTTTTGTGAGCAAGGCTTACAATGATGAAAACTTGCTTTATCAATACTGTTTCGCCTTGAAGGCCGCTGGGAAATATGAATCTGCCGAGAAAGGGTTCAAAAAATATATTCAGGAGGGAAAGGAATTTTTGAAAGTGAGAAGAGCCAAGCAAGAGCTTGAAAACTTGAAAGAAATAGAAGCTGTATCAAAAGTAAATCCGTATATCACCATTACCAATTGTGATGCACTCAATACGGAAGCGGCTGAGTATGGCCCCATGATGTTCCAAGATAACCAACTGGTATTCACAAGCTCAAGAATGGGCCAAGAAATTTTCGAATCTACTGGCAAGCCATTTACCGATTTATTTTACTACGACCTAGAGGCTAATGCAGATTGCAAAGGCGCAGCTCGCCCCTTCAACGAACTGGTGAACTTGGAAGGCTTCCATGAAGCCTCGGCAACGTTTAGCCGAGATGGAAAGGTGATGATTTTTGCACGTAGTAATAGTGGAAAAAAGAAAGACTTGGCCGAAGAGGTCAACCTTTATATTTCTACCCAAGAGGAGGGCGAATGGACTGAACCAAAGCTCTTCTTGCCCGTGACCACCCTTAAGTACTGGGACGGGTGCCCTATTCTCCACCCCGATGGAAAGACATTGTACTTTGCCTCTAACAGGCCTGGTGGATATGGCGGCTTGGACATTTACCGAACTCGCCGAAATACTAGAGGAGAATGGAGCCGCCCTACCAATATGGGCAAAGTGATCAATAGCGCTGGAAACGAGATGTTCCCTTTTGTTTCTAGAGAAGGCAAACTTTACTTTGCTTCGGACGGACATCCGGGAATGGGTGGTCTTGACCTGTTTGAAGCAGTAAGAAGGGATGGTAAAATTACGGTGAAAAACATGAGACCTCCGTTCAACTCTCCTTCCGATGATTTTTCACTGGCTTTCAAAACCCCAAAAACAGGTTATTTCTCTTCAAATAGAACTTCAGACGGGGCAAAGGGCGATGATGATATTTTCTACTTTGTAGATGAAACTCCCGAAACCAAAATCATCAATTATTACTTAGCAGGAACTACTTTCCAAGAGGAAAACATCAAAAAATCTTTGTTGGATGAAGTAACCTTGGAGCTGCTAGATGAGAGCGGCGATGTGATTGGCACTACCAAATCTGATTCTGTAGGAAGGTTTAAGTTTGAAAACAAGTTGCAAATAGGAATTGATTATACGGTAAGAGGTTCTAAAACTGAATTCATCGATGCCAACGAACTATTTTCTACTATAGGAAAAGGAAGGGACCCCGAAGAATTTGACGATCCTGAAAACGACGTAGTTTTTGAAACCGAACTTTCTCTTTACCAAAACATTTTTGCCGACCTCGATATGGAAGGTGGTGAAGAAACAGGCGAAGGAGGAAGAAGGTCGGTGGTGTTGGAAGGAATTCTGTATGATTTGGACGACTGGCGAATTAGACCTGATGCGGCTAGGGAACTTGACAAATTGGTCATCTACCTAAAAAGTCGCCCAACCCTAAAAATTGAATTAGGAGCGCATACGGATAGTAGGGCAAGTGACAGGCACAATATGAGGCTTTCGAAGAGAAGAGCCGAATCGGCTGTTGAATACATCGTTTCGAATGGGATTGACCCCGAGAGGATTGTGGCCAAAGGTTATGGAGAAAGTCAATTGCTGATTCCCGATGCTGTATCTGAAGAAGAACATCAACTGAACAGACGCACAACGGTTACCATTTTAGGAGAAGTTGGCGACGAGGAAGAAGGAGAATAAAATATTCTGATACAAATTACATCAATGGCTCAAAGTAGGTATGTATGGCATAGCGACTTTGAGCTTTTTTTATAACTTTTGAACAAGGAGATTTTTATACCCCCAAGCTTTATCCGCAATTAATTGAACTAGAAAAAAATGAGCATAAAGAGTTTTAGCATATTCGAAGGGAATAAAAGATTATTGTATTGGTTTTGCCAGTTCAGCGGATGGTCTCTCATGGGACTTTACACCCTCATTGTCAACATTCAAGGAGATGGGTTGCCCGAAACATATATTGTGCTCGATACGATGTTCACACTCGGCTGCCTAATGATGCTTTCGCACCTTTATAGGTATTTCATTATCAAATGGGGTTGGCTAAAAATAATATTTTCGAAGCTCATACTCAGGATAATGCTTTCTTCATTTATCCTTGCTATTGTCTCTACGCCCTTCTCGTTGCTTTCAACTTTACTTTTTCACAAAGACCAATTAGAAGTAGCGCTAACTCTTGAGAGCTTAATTGTAAGTGTAATTACCGTAACATTCCTTTACTTCGGCTGGTCGCTTGCTTATGTACTGTACCACTACGTAACCAACTACAACCGTAACTTGAAGTGGGAAGCATTGATCAATGAATTTGAACTGAATCAACTAAAATCCCAATTGAACCCTCATTTTATTTTCAATGCGCTCAATACAGTAAAAGCATTGGTAGATGAAGATCCCCAGAAGGCTAAAGATTCGATAAATCAGCTATCCAATATCCTCCGAAACTCGCTGATGATGGATAAGAAAAAGGTGATTCCATTTCAAGAAGAGCTGAATATTGTGAGAGATTATTTGAACTTAGAAAACACGAGATACGAGGAAAGATTAAGTGTTGCTTATGACATTGATGATTTGACACTTGGACATAAAGTACCACCTATGATGATCCAAACTATTGTGGAAAATGGGATAAAGCATGGAATTGCTAAGTTAAAAAACGGTGGGCAGATCACGATAAAAACTTCTTTGGGAGAAGATAGGTCAGCCATATTTGAAATAAGAAACACGGGAACTTATGACCCCAAACCAGAAAGAAGGGAAGGCTATGGTTTAAAAAGCACAAAACAAAGGCTCGCACTTCTTTACCACAACCGTGCTGATTTTTCTATTAATAATGAGAAAGACCAAAGCGTACTGACCTATATAAAGATACCCCAGTGGGACAATAGCGAGCTGGTTACTTCTACCGCTCCACAGTAAACTATTCCACAAAGTACTTAGCTAATCCTTTGGTTTGATAGGTTTTCACTTCTCCACCTTCATCGTAAATCAAAAAGCCTTCAAGGTTTGGCTGAGACTCTAGGATTTTAATTGCCCGCTCTACCCCTATCACCATAAACGAGGTAGCAAACGCATCGGCAGTCATACAATCATCGGCAAAAACCGAGGCGCTTAGCAAACTATGCTGCACGGGTACTCCAGATACTGGATCAATGGTATGTGCGTACTTTTTCCCGTCTTTTTCATAGAAATTCTGATAATTGCCCGATGTAGCCAAAGCTTTGTTTTCTACCCTAATTTTTGCGCTCAACAGATCGCCTCCTTTTTCTAGGTAATAAGGGTTATTGATACCAATTAGCCATGCCTCTCCATTTTTATTTTTTCCATAGCAAATAAGCTCACCACCTATTTCTACCATAAAATCTTTGATCCCGTGTTCAAGCAACAGCTCGCCAACCAAGTCTACGGCATAGCCTTTTGCTATCGCGCTAAAATCGAGCTGAATACCTTCTTTTAACTTCCAGACTTTTTCCTTATCAAAACCTACCTTATCGAAGCCTACATACTGAAGTAGAGAGTCCACCACACCTTTATCAGCATAAGGCTCTTTATCTGGGCCGAAGCCCCAGGCATTCACCAAAGGCATTACTGTCGGATCAAAAGAGCCTTCGGTAACCTTATAGATCTCTTTACTTTTTTGGAGAACTGGATAGAAAAAACGAGAACGGAACTCCACTGAGCTATCCCTGTTGAACTCCGATATTTCAGAGTATTGAATGTAGGTAGAAAGCGATTCGTTAAATGCAGCAAGTAACTCTTTGATTTCTTCTGTCAAA
It encodes:
- a CDS encoding GatB/YqeY domain-containing protein, with product MSLKEKVEAAMKEAMRAGDKKALVALRAIKSLIQLAETEKPGYYGLSAETEIQILNKAVKQRKDSANIYMNNGREELAQNELEEAKVIEQFLPQQLAEEEVDKIVGEIVEKTGASGMKDMGRVMNEARAEIAGRADGKRIADAVKKALAG
- a CDS encoding pyridoxine 5'-phosphate synthase, which produces MTKLSVNINKIATLRNSRGGNMPNVVNVAKDCERFGAQGITVHPRPDERHIRYADVFDLKEIVTTEFNIEGNPQKGRYMEVVLQSKPTQATLVPDTDGAITSNAGWDTIAHKAYLVETIAELKRNGIRTSIFVDPDERMVEGAAATGTDRIELYTESYATGFMTDKAAAIAPFKKAAKLAKELGLEINAGHDLSLENLHYFYKEIEGLDEVSIGHALISDALYLGLENTIQLYLKKLT
- a CDS encoding serine hydrolase domain-containing protein, with amino-acid sequence MKTFRTRIVSSLTFVMFLASLPLFGQQKISDELQKKVDFIFQEWDKPTTPGGIIGVIKDGDLIYTKGYGMANLEYNIPIFNKTVFRVASISKQFTAACILMLEEQNKLSLDDKLSDYFEGFPAYADQIQVKHLLYHTSGLRDFFKLAMLSGYNEQDRFTSEEVLEMIKRQKNLNFEPGTDMLYNNSGYFLLGEIVKKVAGEGIGVFAQKNIFDPLKMFNTHFHDNHKMIVRNRASGYASGENGGFEIYMSNLSIIGDGGLFTTVEDLAKWDWNFYYNRLPITNFTQKMQEKGRLSNGEKLSYAAGLDHGEHRSIKTVGHSGAFVGFRSQLLRFPELNMTVICLSNVSSLPATKLAYQVADVMLDSLNIESQLSLEVLEVESRNPKLKLELQELVGNYELANGMVVKLFTEKGEFYIDFLGQIKMQLFAKSKSEFFAKEIDLSLAFIPSKEKGGSSFWLSLNGKKIFAEKAASQYGVDLNEFVGTYYSDELNAYYSISRVGDKLFLKVGNKLKTPFSMIKIDKWAMEDGLASFHRNAEGAITSFEVKAGPIRKLHFIKQVENYSTALGIRRF
- a CDS encoding adenylyltransferase/cytidyltransferase family protein, with the translated sequence MFESIRKKALDFAGLQELREKNPQKKIVYCTGCYDILQSGHAVFFNQCKALGDILVVGVGKDIVIEKLKGPGRPVNPEINRLYLVAAMQDVDYATLNGEEILEGKVDFMPVLEHLKPDIFVINDDDSGLEHKQELCHSLDIEPKLVSRVVPPELMPTSTTNIINKINYAYRAALRIDFAGGWTDVPYIMNGKTGYVSNVAIKPLIEYKAGQFNFSGYPRGSGLSTSTAAKLLEMISAKNYNSENKTLETIGEDLFNYENKELNWFIGRQDQYSIVYGGFHCFEFGSDYAKLLPIEIPPETLDLFRSKLLLLHTSVSRNAQTAVEEVYQNYKTQSGQDALKKLAEYGKAFSEALLAKDIEACAEIIEKNWQAQIQLAPSSTNKELDEMYSFAKENGALGGKLCGAGGGGAFVFVSNNPLELRTQLKKKFSACFEIDFEFETLDIKSLNKI
- the dapF gene encoding diaminopimelate epimerase gives rise to the protein MELHFVKYQGTGNDFVMIDDRAHEFDASNHQLITKLCHRRFGVGADGLILLRNRKGYDFEMVYFNADGHLGSMCGNGGRCTVHFAHSLGVFDKKTTFLAADGDHEASVAEGIVHLKMNDVSRVDKGDGYVFMDTGSPHYVAPVQNLKAFPVFEKGKEVRHSFMDGGTNVNFTEQKGDVLHVRTFERGVEDETLSCGTGVTASVIAANLNGTPEPVKVKVLGGELAVNFDKVGDLYTNIYLIGPAKAVFAGTFDLNNF
- a CDS encoding OmpA family protein is translated as MKKFVFPFFLLPLLIFIASCSSSYKVAENHFKKGHYNTAIPIFLKTVETSGSEEQKAKINYMVGECYRLSNRLPEAEPFYRKAFVSKAYNDENLLYQYCFALKAAGKYESAEKGFKKYIQEGKEFLKVRRAKQELENLKEIEAVSKVNPYITITNCDALNTEAAEYGPMMFQDNQLVFTSSRMGQEIFESTGKPFTDLFYYDLEANADCKGAARPFNELVNLEGFHEASATFSRDGKVMIFARSNSGKKKDLAEEVNLYISTQEEGEWTEPKLFLPVTTLKYWDGCPILHPDGKTLYFASNRPGGYGGLDIYRTRRNTRGEWSRPTNMGKVINSAGNEMFPFVSREGKLYFASDGHPGMGGLDLFEAVRRDGKITVKNMRPPFNSPSDDFSLAFKTPKTGYFSSNRTSDGAKGDDDIFYFVDETPETKIINYYLAGTTFQEENIKKSLLDEVTLELLDESGDVIGTTKSDSVGRFKFENKLQIGIDYTVRGSKTEFIDANELFSTIGKGRDPEEFDDPENDVVFETELSLYQNIFADLDMEGGEETGEGGRRSVVLEGILYDLDDWRIRPDAARELDKLVIYLKSRPTLKIELGAHTDSRASDRHNMRLSKRRAESAVEYIVSNGIDPERIVAKGYGESQLLIPDAVSEEEHQLNRRTTVTILGEVGDEEEGE
- a CDS encoding histidine kinase, which gives rise to MSIKSFSIFEGNKRLLYWFCQFSGWSLMGLYTLIVNIQGDGLPETYIVLDTMFTLGCLMMLSHLYRYFIIKWGWLKIIFSKLILRIMLSSFILAIVSTPFSLLSTLLFHKDQLEVALTLESLIVSVITVTFLYFGWSLAYVLYHYVTNYNRNLKWEALINEFELNQLKSQLNPHFIFNALNTVKALVDEDPQKAKDSINQLSNILRNSLMMDKKKVIPFQEELNIVRDYLNLENTRYEERLSVAYDIDDLTLGHKVPPMMIQTIVENGIKHGIAKLKNGGQITIKTSLGEDRSAIFEIRNTGTYDPKPERREGYGLKSTKQRLALLYHNRADFSINNEKDQSVLTYIKIPQWDNSELVTSTAPQ
- a CDS encoding FAD:protein FMN transferase; translation: MDKNQKKNLIYSAVLITLVLIVYFYRSSKAQEMTVSGVTMGVVSYNVKYLDVEKRDLTEEIKELLAAFNESLSTYIQYSEISEFNRDSSVEFRSRFFYPVLQKSKEIYKVTEGSFDPTVMPLVNAWGFGPDKEPYADKGVVDSLLQYVGFDKVGFDKEKVWKLKEGIQLDFSAIAKGYAVDLVGELLLEHGIKDFMVEIGGELICYGKNKNGEAWLIGINNPYYLEKGGDLLSAKIRVENKALATSGNYQNFYEKDGKKYAHTIDPVSGVPVQHSLLSASVFADDCMTADAFATSFMVIGVERAIKILESQPNLEGFLIYDEGGEVKTYQTKGLAKYFVE